One segment of Nostoc flagelliforme CCNUN1 DNA contains the following:
- a CDS encoding isopenicillin N synthase family dioxygenase, with amino-acid sequence MVTIPIIDLTAFTNGDTITRQNIIKQIYQACHKIGFMYLQNSGISKDLIKQVFNYSKSFFNLPLEVKQKQAWSDEFNNTGYVSLERERLDPNKPGDLKEAFNVNKRAAMEIDASILAFYDSCTELANTVLQAYALALELPEDFFITRHNQQNHTLRLLHYPSLQIPPKPGQVRAGEHSDYGSITLLFQDDVGGLEVQTASGNWIAAPAIPDTVVVNTGDLMQRWTNDMFCSTKHRVMIPSDNKVKQSRYSMAFFCHPNDDTEIACLESCQKEQSPIYPPILAGEYLLSRLQATYGNS; translated from the coding sequence ATGGTTACAATTCCAATAATAGATTTAACTGCGTTTACCAATGGCGACACAATAACTCGGCAAAATATTATCAAACAAATTTATCAAGCTTGCCATAAAATTGGCTTCATGTACTTGCAGAATTCAGGAATATCAAAAGACTTAATAAAGCAAGTATTCAATTACAGTAAATCTTTCTTTAATTTACCCTTAGAAGTTAAGCAAAAGCAAGCTTGGAGTGATGAGTTTAATAATACGGGATACGTCAGTCTTGAGAGAGAACGTCTTGACCCCAACAAACCAGGCGACTTGAAAGAGGCGTTTAATGTAAACAAACGAGCGGCTATGGAGATAGATGCTTCTATTCTTGCCTTTTATGATAGTTGCACAGAACTTGCTAACACAGTGTTACAAGCTTATGCTTTGGCGTTGGAATTGCCAGAAGATTTTTTTATCACAAGACACAATCAACAAAATCATACCTTGCGCTTACTCCACTATCCCTCATTGCAGATACCACCCAAACCCGGACAGGTGCGTGCTGGTGAGCATTCCGATTATGGCAGTATTACCTTACTTTTCCAAGATGACGTTGGCGGGTTAGAAGTACAGACAGCATCTGGAAATTGGATTGCCGCGCCTGCGATTCCTGATACTGTGGTAGTTAATACTGGCGATTTAATGCAACGGTGGACAAATGATATGTTTTGCTCAACCAAGCATCGAGTAATGATTCCTAGTGATAACAAAGTGAAGCAGTCCCGTTATTCTATGGCTTTTTTCTGTCATCCTAATGATGATACAGAAATAGCTTGTCTGGAAAGTTGCCAGAAAGAACAATCGCCTATCTATCCGCCTATCCTGGCGGGAGAATATCTTTTAAGTCGTTTACAAGCAACTTATGGTAATTCGTAA
- a CDS encoding NAD(P)/FAD-dependent oxidoreductase produces MKTYDWIVVGGGIAGAALAYELVKTGFAVLLLEQYETPQNATRYSYGGLAYWSGTTPLTRLLCEEAMSTTGYAYALYHILSQELDADIQFRELDLLLTISAANDPEATAASYNHFAIPPRLLSVQEACELEPLLNREAISGALTVKHGHIHPERTAQAYIQAFLRAGGEMQITQVLQVLQDGVKTTTGTFHSANVAICAGGLSRQLLKSVGIPVKLYFTHAEIIETPPVDVQLRTLVMPANLQRFQLEAESTQVDELWNQPGNEPVPPILDAGAIQFQDGSFRIGQISRVLTDPYAKVNSEASEKWLRKSIGEVLPALENLPGTWHDCLVAFSSDRLPLIGTIPGFESVHLFSGFSNPLVIIPPLAKRFANFASGKEDEIIIQLSLHR; encoded by the coding sequence ATGAAAACCTACGACTGGATTGTGGTTGGTGGTGGAATTGCGGGTGCTGCACTGGCATACGAATTAGTAAAAACAGGTTTTGCTGTTCTTTTGTTGGAGCAATATGAAACACCACAGAATGCAACTCGTTATAGTTATGGTGGACTTGCTTATTGGTCGGGTACTACACCACTAACTCGTCTATTGTGCGAAGAAGCGATGTCTACGACTGGCTACGCCTACGCACTTTACCATATCCTATCTCAAGAGTTAGACGCTGATATCCAGTTTCGGGAATTAGATTTATTACTTACTATTTCAGCCGCTAATGATCCAGAAGCAACGGCTGCATCATATAATCATTTTGCCATTCCACCCCGTTTATTGAGTGTTCAAGAAGCTTGTGAGTTGGAACCACTGCTAAATCGAGAGGCGATATCTGGTGCTTTAACTGTCAAACACGGTCATATCCACCCAGAAAGAACAGCACAAGCTTACATCCAAGCCTTTCTGCGTGCTGGGGGGGAAATGCAGATTACCCAAGTATTGCAAGTACTGCAAGATGGTGTAAAAACAACTACTGGAACTTTCCACAGTGCTAACGTTGCTATTTGTGCAGGTGGACTCAGCCGCCAGTTACTAAAATCTGTCGGTATTCCCGTCAAGCTGTATTTTACCCACGCAGAAATCATTGAAACCCCACCGGTGGATGTGCAGTTACGCACTTTAGTTATGCCAGCTAATCTGCAACGATTTCAACTAGAAGCTGAATCTACCCAAGTTGATGAATTGTGGAATCAACCAGGTAATGAGCCAGTACCGCCAATTTTAGATGCGGGTGCGATTCAGTTTCAAGATGGTAGCTTTCGCATCGGTCAAATTAGCCGTGTTCTCACAGATCCTTATGCCAAGGTAAACTCAGAGGCGAGTGAAAAATGGTTGCGAAAAAGTATCGGTGAGGTTTTACCAGCTTTGGAGAATTTACCAGGAACTTGGCATGATTGCTTGGTGGCATTTAGTAGCGATCGCCTACCCTTGATTGGTACTATCCCAGGATTTGAGAGCGTTCATCTATTCTCTGGCTTTAGCAATCCTTTGGTGATTATACCACCTTTGGCAAAGCGCTTTGCTAATTTTGCATCTGGCAAGGAAGATGAGATTATTATTCAGCTATCTCTTCATCGCTGA
- the urtA gene encoding urea ABC transporter substrate-binding protein, whose protein sequence is MRCLFNRRKFLIYGSLTFGSSFFLKACANNSPTATESPAAPPAASPAAATAGGTIKVGILHSLSGTMAISEKSVVDAEKLAIKEINAAGGILGKQIEAVTEDGASNWDTFREKATKLIDQDKVAVVFGCWTSASRKNVKPVFESKNHMLWYPVQYEGQECSKNIFYTGAAPNQQIEPSVDWLLKNKGKEFFLVGSDYVFPRTANTIIKAQLEALGGKTVGEDYLPLGNTEVTPIITKIKQALPNGGVIYNTLNGDSNVAFFKQLKGAGLTPERYPSMSVSIAEEEVKAIGVEYLKGHYAAWNYFQTVDTPANKKFVAAFKKEYGENRVTNDPMEAAYIAVYLWKQAVEKAGTTDIAKVSAAAYGQTIDAPEGKVTMDANHHISKVVRIGQVRLDGLFDIVYATPTAVEPVPWNQFVKETKGFACDWNDPAKGGKYKKV, encoded by the coding sequence ATGAGATGTCTATTTAACAGACGCAAGTTTTTAATCTACGGTTCTTTAACTTTTGGAAGCAGCTTTTTTCTGAAGGCTTGTGCGAATAATTCCCCAACTGCTACAGAGAGTCCAGCCGCACCTCCTGCTGCATCTCCAGCTGCTGCTACTGCTGGTGGCACAATCAAAGTAGGTATTTTGCACTCCCTTAGTGGCACAATGGCTATTAGTGAAAAAAGCGTTGTCGATGCTGAGAAATTAGCAATCAAAGAAATTAACGCTGCTGGTGGTATCTTAGGTAAACAAATTGAAGCAGTTACCGAAGATGGTGCTTCTAACTGGGATACTTTTAGAGAAAAGGCAACTAAGCTAATTGATCAAGATAAAGTCGCTGTAGTTTTTGGTTGTTGGACATCTGCTAGCCGCAAGAATGTGAAGCCAGTATTCGAGAGCAAAAATCACATGCTCTGGTATCCTGTGCAATATGAAGGTCAAGAGTGTTCTAAAAATATTTTCTACACTGGTGCTGCTCCAAATCAACAAATTGAACCATCTGTTGATTGGCTGTTAAAAAATAAAGGAAAAGAATTTTTCTTAGTTGGCTCTGACTACGTTTTTCCCCGCACTGCTAACACAATTATTAAAGCTCAATTAGAAGCTTTGGGCGGAAAAACAGTTGGTGAAGATTATTTACCTCTTGGCAATACAGAAGTTACACCAATTATCACTAAAATTAAGCAAGCTTTGCCTAATGGAGGTGTAATTTACAATACTCTGAATGGTGATAGCAACGTTGCTTTCTTCAAACAATTAAAAGGTGCTGGATTGACACCAGAAAGATATCCTTCCATGTCTGTTAGTATTGCCGAAGAAGAAGTTAAAGCAATTGGTGTAGAGTATCTCAAAGGTCACTATGCAGCTTGGAATTACTTCCAAACAGTAGACACACCTGCTAACAAAAAATTTGTAGCGGCTTTCAAGAAAGAGTACGGTGAAAATCGGGTAACAAATGACCCAATGGAAGCAGCATACATCGCTGTTTATTTGTGGAAGCAAGCAGTAGAAAAAGCTGGTACTACAGACATAGCGAAAGTGAGTGCTGCGGCGTATGGTCAAACGATAGATGCACCTGAAGGTAAAGTGACAATGGATGCCAATCATCACATATCCAAAGTTGTGCGGATTGGTCAAGTAAGGCTAGATGGTTTATTTGATATTGTCTATGCTACTCCGACAGCCGTTGAGCCAGTTCCTTGGAATCAATTTGTAAAAGAGACTAAGGGATTTGCTTGTGATTGGAATGACCCGGCTAAGGGTGGTAAGTACAAGAAAGTTTAA
- a CDS encoding ABC transporter permease subunit, with translation MLAGFLEAVFNGISIGAVLLIAALGLAIIFGLMGVINMAHGELMMFGAYTTFVVQNVCKQLGGVWFEVYIFLALIIAFIFTATVGLILEKGVIRYLYGRPLETLLATWGVSLIFQQFVRSVNWILIIGIGLFSLLFFGGLWILNSRTDLGRVRNWIVAVIFLLSLGVTIATGNLLSQTSQLAVTQPWFGAQNVDVTAPTWLQGGMSLGGVQLPFARLFIIGLTIICVAGIYLFLQRSSWGLRIRSVTQNRSMSACLGIPTQKVDAITFALGSGLAGVAGCAISLLGSVGPNTGQNYIIDTFMVVVVGGVGNLAGTIVAALGIGTANFLIGSGTLALLLTPVKPLADLFTFFATTSMAKVMVFALIIVFLQWKPGGIFPQKGRTVDV, from the coding sequence GTGTTAGCAGGATTTTTAGAAGCTGTATTTAATGGTATTAGTATTGGCGCTGTATTATTAATTGCTGCCTTGGGATTGGCGATTATATTCGGATTGATGGGCGTTATCAATATGGCGCATGGTGAATTGATGATGTTCGGTGCTTATACAACATTTGTTGTACAAAATGTTTGTAAACAATTAGGCGGAGTATGGTTTGAAGTCTATATATTTTTAGCTTTGATTATCGCTTTTATTTTCACGGCTACTGTGGGACTAATTCTAGAGAAAGGCGTGATTCGTTATCTTTACGGACGACCTCTAGAAACTCTATTAGCAACTTGGGGAGTAAGTCTAATTTTTCAACAGTTTGTTCGCAGTGTAAATTGGATATTGATAATTGGCATAGGCTTATTTTCTCTATTATTTTTTGGAGGTTTATGGATTTTAAATTCTCGCACTGATTTGGGAAGAGTTCGTAACTGGATTGTGGCGGTGATATTTTTATTATCGCTGGGGGTGACAATAGCAACAGGTAATTTATTGAGTCAAACTTCTCAGTTAGCAGTGACTCAACCTTGGTTTGGCGCTCAAAATGTGGACGTAACTGCGCCTACTTGGTTGCAAGGAGGGATGTCTTTAGGTGGTGTGCAATTACCCTTTGCTAGGTTATTTATTATTGGTTTAACAATAATATGTGTGGCGGGAATTTATCTCTTCTTACAACGTTCTAGCTGGGGTTTAAGAATTCGATCTGTGACGCAAAATCGGAGTATGAGTGCTTGTTTGGGTATCCCAACTCAAAAGGTTGATGCAATTACTTTTGCACTGGGTTCTGGTTTAGCTGGTGTGGCTGGATGTGCAATTAGTTTACTCGGTTCTGTAGGGCCAAATACGGGACAAAACTATATTATTGATACTTTTATGGTTGTTGTGGTTGGGGGTGTGGGGAATTTAGCCGGGACGATTGTGGCGGCGTTAGGTATTGGTACGGCTAATTTTTTAATTGGTTCTGGAACTTTGGCTTTGTTGTTGACTCCTGTTAAGCCTTTGGCTGATTTGTTTACTTTTTTTGCGACGACGAGTATGGCTAAGGTGATGGTGTTTGCGCTGATTATTGTGTTTTTACAGTGGAAGCCTGGGGGGATTTTTCCGCAGAAGGGACGTACTGTTGATGTTTAA